The proteins below are encoded in one region of Aequorivita iocasae:
- a CDS encoding OmpA family protein, with protein MKHLNRLLVAAILFMGIGVANAQDENNPWAVEVGVNAVDVYPAGLNEDQVRIPAAARGDIFDEYFNANDHWNILPSVSRLAISRYIGSGFVFTAAGSINRIDKLGDISVDDLSYYSADGEVKYSFKNALGGGWFDPSIGIGGGYTWVDDIGFGTANALAGVKFWFNDYLALNLQSTYKHAFEDSYGITHFQHSAGIVFQFGGKDTDGDGIYDKDDECPETPGLPEFNGCPDTDGDGIEDRNDACPNTPGLAEFNGCPDTDGDGIADPQDECPTVAGLAALNGCPDADGDGIADKDDACPNEAGPKANNGCPYQDRDGDGVLDKDDQCPDVAGTVANKGCPEVSVEVIKQLNEYSKTILFDYDKSSIRKESYAALQSIADIMKEYPNTTFHVEGHTDSRGSDAYNMKLSKERAASVKDYLTTIGMDGNRLTSEGYGEERPIATNNTAAGRQQNRRVEISLKK; from the coding sequence ATGAAACATCTTAACAGATTATTAGTTGCTGCTATCCTATTTATGGGAATCGGGGTGGCGAACGCACAAGACGAAAACAATCCTTGGGCTGTTGAGGTTGGTGTAAACGCTGTTGACGTTTATCCAGCTGGACTCAATGAGGATCAAGTACGTATCCCAGCTGCTGCTAGAGGGGATATCTTTGACGAGTATTTTAATGCAAATGACCACTGGAATATCCTTCCATCAGTTTCTAGGCTAGCTATTAGCAGATACATTGGTAGTGGTTTTGTATTCACTGCAGCAGGTTCTATTAACAGAATTGACAAATTAGGCGATATTTCTGTTGATGACCTTAGCTACTACAGTGCAGACGGAGAGGTTAAGTATAGCTTCAAAAATGCACTAGGTGGTGGATGGTTTGATCCATCTATTGGTATTGGTGGTGGTTACACTTGGGTTGATGACATCGGCTTTGGTACTGCTAACGCACTTGCTGGTGTTAAGTTTTGGTTCAATGATTATTTAGCTCTTAACCTTCAATCTACTTACAAGCATGCCTTTGAGGATTCTTATGGAATCACTCACTTCCAACACTCTGCTGGAATCGTATTCCAATTCGGTGGAAAAGATACTGACGGTGACGGAATCTATGATAAAGATGATGAGTGTCCAGAAACTCCAGGTCTTCCTGAGTTTAACGGATGTCCTGATACAGACGGTGACGGCATCGAAGATAGAAATGATGCTTGTCCAAACACTCCTGGTTTAGCTGAATTCAATGGTTGTCCTGATACTGATGGTGATGGTATTGCTGATCCACAGGATGAGTGTCCTACTGTTGCTGGTTTAGCTGCACTTAACGGTTGCCCAGATGCCGACGGTGATGGTATCGCTGATAAAGATGATGCTTGTCCAAACGAAGCTGGTCCAAAAGCTAATAACGGTTGCCCTTACCAAGACAGAGATGGTGATGGTGTTCTTGACAAAGATGATCAGTGTCCAGATGTTGCTGGTACTGTAGCAAACAAAGGTTGTCCAGAAGTTTCTGTAGAAGTTATCAAGCAATTGAATGAATACTCTAAAACTATCTTGTTTGACTATGATAAGTCTTCTATCAGAAAAGAGTCTTATGCTGCACTTCAGAGCATTGCTGATATTATGAAAGAATATCCTAACACTACTTTCCACGTAGAAGGTCACACTGACAGCCGTGGTAGTGATGCATATAACATGAAGCTTTCAAAAGAAAGAGCTGCTTCTGTTAAGGATTACTTAACTACTATCGGTATGGATGGCAACAGATTAACTTCTGAAGGTTACGGTGAAGAAAGACCAATTGCAACTAACAATACTGCAGCTGGTAGACAACAAAACCGTCGTGTTGAAATTTCTTTGAAGAAATAA